A window of Lysobacterales bacterium genomic DNA:
AAGCTGTGACCATTACGTGCGTGTTCTCCGAACTTCCCAGCGAAGTAATCCTTGACGAAAGCGCCCCAACAAGCTTGGCTGATGAGCATCTCCTCAATACGGAAGGCGATCTCGAGCTTACAAAGATTTTTAACTGCTCTGTCGATAAACCGAAGCTGACAGCTCTGCGCCTAGCGACCGTACACCCCAGCACACCGAAGGCCAAAGATCTTATGGCACTCAGGATCGATCAGCTTAAGGTCCGGGCGGAAGAAGTGGGAGTTGACATGAAGGCGGTCAACAAGACAGTGAAGCGAGATCTCCGCTCAGCCATTCGCGCAAAACTCGGCGAGCTCGAACTAACCAACTGCGACCTCAACATCAACGGCGACGGATCCGAGGAGAAAACCAACCTTGTTAAGGTATGGGAAGGCTTAAAAGCGGCGCTGCCGCTCTACGCACTATTCAAGAGCGACCGACAGAGCTCGGACCAGGACGCTGAAGCGCAGGACCCGCTGAAGCTTGCAATCAGGGAAGCTCTCACCGAGAAGGCTGCGGAGCTTGAAGCGGTCATGATTTTCATAGAGCAAGAGGTCAAAAAAGTCGCGGATCTCACCCTAAGTAAACTTAATGAAATGGATCCCGCTGTAGCGGCCACCTTGAACCCGAAGTTCGATAAGCCGAACTGGTCAACGCTTATCAAAGCTAGCATCACTGGCGACGACGAAATCCCATTAAACAAGAGGGGAAGTGGCGTACGACGACTAATTCTCATCAACTTCTTTCGGGCGAGAGCTGAGCGGGCAATGCGAGAGAAGTCTGCGTCATCCACTATTTATGCTGTCGAGGAACCGGAGACGAGCCAACACCCTCACAACCAGCGCTTGCTGATGCGGGCGCTTCAGCAACTTGCTGTTGGCGACGACCAAGTAATCATCACCACGCACACCCCTACTCTCGCGCGCGCACTTCCGAGCTCAAGTCTCAGATACCTAAGCAAGTCCAGAGATGGAAGACGGACCATCACTAGAGGCGGATCGGATCAAGTTAATGCCGAAATAGCGGAAAGCCTAGGGGTGTTGGCAGATCACACTGTAAAGGTCTTTATCGTCGTAGAGGGTGTTCATGACGTAACGTTTCTCAAGAGTCTTTGCAGAATGTTCCGCTCACATGGCGAACCTACTATTGACCTCGAGGCACTGGAATTGAGCGGCGAATTCGTGTTTGTGCCCTCTGGCGGTGCGGGAAATCTGGCGCTTTGGTCCTCTCGCTTGCACGCGCTGAACCGGCCGGAGTTCCACTTGTACGATCGCGATGCCCCCTCCGGCGCGCTCGCTAAGCATCAATCCAAAGTAGACGAAGTGAACCTTCGCAGAGGGTGCAAGGCAGTATCAACGTCAAAAAATGAGATGGAGAACTTTGTCCATCATGATGCCATCAATTTGTGTGCGCAAGACCTTGAAATTGATGTCAACCTCACTTCTCCATATGGACCTGACGACGATGTTCCTCAATTGCTCAGTGCGGAGCTCAATGTTCACGCTCCCCCAAATGCAAAGTGGGGGCACAACAAAGTGAAGTCATGGCTTGCGAGCACAGTGGTCTCGACAATGAACCCCAGAATGCTTGCTGAGGTTGATCCCGACGGAGAAATGCGCAGCTGGATCGCTTGCATTGAAAAGATGATCGTTGCCACAACAGCTGAAGGACCCACCTGAAGGGGCGAGGTGTATTGCTATTGTCAGTAGCCTCCTAATCTTGAGGCACTCTCGCGCCAACCGAGTCGCGATGCCTAACAAGCCAGGTGAATGGTTGACTTCGCATTGAGAAATTCAAATGTCTTCCGGTCGATGTCGGTGCTAAAAGATCACACTGACTTCCTTCGGCTTTCAGGTGGTGTCACCCGCAGGATGGCGAGATAATGAATTCAATCAATCCCTGCAGCGATTCTTCGGGCCCTGAAGCTCAGGCACCGCAAGCCTACTTGGCTCTCCATACTCTCGGGTGGAAGGCATTTCAGGATCTTTGCGCTCAAGTTTGTGAAGTCGTTCTTG
This region includes:
- a CDS encoding ATP-binding protein; translation: MKLKSVTVENFRCYKAPTQITFDEFTTLVGRNDAGKSSLLEALDVFFNDKSLDKNDAAKGGDAKAVTITCVFSELPSEVILDESAPTSLADEHLLNTEGDLELTKIFNCSVDKPKLTALRLATVHPSTPKAKDLMALRIDQLKVRAEEVGVDMKAVNKTVKRDLRSAIRAKLGELELTNCDLNINGDGSEEKTNLVKVWEGLKAALPLYALFKSDRQSSDQDAEAQDPLKLAIREALTEKAAELEAVMIFIEQEVKKVADLTLSKLNEMDPAVAATLNPKFDKPNWSTLIKASITGDDEIPLNKRGSGVRRLILINFFRARAERAMREKSASSTIYAVEEPETSQHPHNQRLLMRALQQLAVGDDQVIITTHTPTLARALPSSSLRYLSKSRDGRRTITRGGSDQVNAEIAESLGVLADHTVKVFIVVEGVHDVTFLKSLCRMFRSHGEPTIDLEALELSGEFVFVPSGGAGNLALWSSRLHALNRPEFHLYDRDAPSGALAKHQSKVDEVNLRRGCKAVSTSKNEMENFVHHDAINLCAQDLEIDVNLTSPYGPDDDVPQLLSAELNVHAPPNAKWGHNKVKSWLASTVVSTMNPRMLAEVDPDGEMRSWIACIEKMIVATTAEGPT